The proteins below come from a single Staphylococcus sp. MI 10-1553 genomic window:
- a CDS encoding DUF1146 family protein: MDYLGQFAIAHIIMHVLCICVAYWGLNAVRLDQFFKKGFPLQVQVIMIFLAIVIGTSVSDFIIDLLQFSTQIKYLF, translated from the coding sequence ATGGATTATTTAGGACAATTTGCGATAGCACATATTATAATGCATGTTTTATGCATTTGTGTAGCCTATTGGGGATTAAACGCCGTTCGTTTAGACCAGTTTTTCAAAAAGGGATTTCCATTACAAGTACAAGTCATTATGATATTTTTGGCAATAGTGATTGGCACAAGCGTGAGTGATTTTATCATTGATTTATTACAATTTTCAACTCAGATTAAATACTTATTTTAA
- a CDS encoding F0F1 ATP synthase subunit epsilon, whose translation MNTLTLDIVTPNGSVYKEDNVEIVVLQTTAGEMGVMYGHIPTVTPLRIGHVKVTKDGKSDYIAVTEGFAEIRHEKVNILAQAAESADDIDLERAKSAKQRATFYLEDNHDDTDLRRAERALKRAENRIEVAKYK comes from the coding sequence ATGAACACATTAACCTTAGATATCGTCACTCCTAATGGTTCTGTTTATAAAGAAGACAATGTCGAAATTGTTGTCTTACAAACGACAGCAGGCGAGATGGGTGTGATGTACGGTCACATTCCGACGGTTACACCATTACGTATTGGTCATGTGAAAGTGACTAAAGATGGCAAATCGGATTATATAGCTGTAACAGAAGGGTTTGCTGAAATTCGTCACGAAAAAGTGAATATTCTAGCTCAAGCAGCAGAGTCAGCAGATGATATTGACTTAGAACGTGCGAAATCAGCGAAACAACGTGCAACTTTCTACCTTGAAGACAATCATGATGATACGGATTTAAGACGTGCTGAACGTGCATTAAAGCGTGCCGAAAACCGTATCGAAGTTGCGAAATATAAATAA
- the atpD gene encoding F0F1 ATP synthase subunit beta, protein MGLGRVTQVMGPVIDVRFEHNEIPNINNALLIDVSRDGETESLTLEVALHLGDDVVRTIAMDSTDGVQRGAEVRDTGAAISVPVGDATLGRVFNVLGEHIDLEEPIDASVRRDPIHREAPKFDELSTEVEILETGIKVVDLLAPYIKGGKIGLFGGAGVGKTVLIQELINNIAQEHGGISVFAGVGERTREGNDLYYEMKDSGVIAKTAMVFGQMNEPPGARMRVALSGLTMAEYFRDEQGQDVLLFIDNIFRFTQAGSEVSALLGRMPSAVGYQPTLATEMGQLQERITSTNKGSVTSIQAVFVPADDYTDPAPATAFAHLDATTNLERKLSEMGIYPAVDPLASTSRALEPTIVGQEHYDVARQVQSTLQKYRELQDIIAILGMDELSEEDKKTVERARRIQFFLSQNFHVAEQFTGQKGSYVPVKQTVQDFKAILDGKYDHIPEDAFRLVGGIDDVIAKAKDMGVEV, encoded by the coding sequence ATGGGATTAGGCCGTGTAACTCAGGTCATGGGGCCAGTAATTGACGTGCGTTTTGAACATAACGAAATTCCAAACATTAACAACGCACTGCTTATTGATGTGTCAAGAGACGGTGAGACTGAGAGCTTAACATTAGAAGTAGCCCTTCACTTAGGCGATGATGTTGTACGCACAATCGCAATGGACTCTACTGACGGTGTTCAACGTGGTGCAGAAGTAAGAGATACAGGAGCAGCGATCAGTGTCCCTGTCGGGGATGCTACATTAGGACGCGTATTTAATGTATTAGGTGAACATATTGACTTAGAAGAGCCAATTGATGCCTCTGTACGTCGTGACCCAATTCATCGTGAAGCGCCTAAATTTGATGAACTCTCTACAGAAGTAGAAATTTTAGAAACAGGTATTAAAGTTGTTGACTTATTAGCACCATACATTAAAGGTGGTAAAATCGGTTTATTCGGTGGTGCCGGTGTAGGTAAAACCGTATTAATCCAAGAGCTGATTAATAACATCGCACAAGAACATGGTGGTATTTCAGTATTTGCGGGTGTAGGTGAACGCACACGTGAAGGTAACGACTTGTACTACGAAATGAAAGACAGTGGCGTTATTGCGAAAACTGCGATGGTATTCGGTCAAATGAACGAGCCACCAGGTGCGCGTATGCGTGTTGCACTTTCTGGTTTAACAATGGCTGAATATTTCCGTGATGAACAAGGCCAAGACGTGTTATTGTTCATTGACAACATCTTCCGTTTCACACAAGCAGGTTCTGAGGTATCGGCATTATTAGGTCGTATGCCATCAGCAGTAGGTTACCAACCAACACTTGCAACAGAAATGGGTCAATTACAAGAACGTATTACATCAACAAACAAAGGATCTGTTACGTCAATCCAAGCTGTATTCGTACCTGCCGATGACTATACTGACCCGGCACCAGCAACAGCTTTCGCTCACTTAGATGCGACAACAAACTTAGAGCGTAAATTAAGTGAAATGGGGATTTACCCAGCGGTGGATCCATTGGCTTCAACATCACGTGCTTTAGAGCCAACAATTGTCGGACAAGAGCATTATGATGTTGCACGTCAAGTTCAATCGACGTTACAAAAATACCGTGAATTGCAAGATATTATCGCAATCTTAGGTATGGATGAATTATCAGAAGAAGATAAGAAAACAGTTGAACGTGCACGTCGTATTCAATTCTTCTTATCACAAAACTTCCACGTCGCTGAACAATTTACTGGTCAAAAAGGTTCATATGTACCAGTTAAACAAACAGTTCAAGACTTTAAAGCCATTTTAGATGGTAAATACGACCACATTCCTGAAGATGCATTCCGTTTAGTCGGTGGCATTGATGATGTGATCGCTAAAGCTAAAGACATGGGTGTAGAAGTTTAA
- the atpG gene encoding ATP synthase F1 subunit gamma gives MASLKEIDSRIKSTKKTKQITNAMNMVSSSKLRKAEKNAMTFRPYMEKMKDAITAIAGSNRVSSHPMLNERPVKRVGYMVITSDRGLAGAYSANVLKKMIRDIEQRHNSPEEYCIIVLGQIGATFLQNRGYQLENTLTDIPDQPAFKTIQAIGKRAIDLYVDEQIDELHIYYSHYVSVIENKPSSKKLLPLSPEDSSLGHGAMATYEFEPDKDAILKILLPQYIESLIYGTILDAKASEHASRMNAMKNASDNATEMIDDLSLQYNRARQAAITQQITEIVGGSAALE, from the coding sequence GTGGCTTCATTAAAAGAAATTGATTCACGTATAAAATCGACGAAAAAGACGAAGCAGATTACGAATGCGATGAACATGGTATCAAGTTCTAAATTGCGTAAAGCTGAGAAGAATGCGATGACATTTCGTCCTTATATGGAAAAAATGAAAGACGCAATAACAGCAATCGCGGGATCGAATAGAGTTTCATCACATCCGATGTTGAACGAACGTCCTGTGAAACGTGTAGGTTATATGGTCATTACGAGCGATCGTGGACTTGCGGGTGCTTATAGTGCGAACGTGTTAAAGAAAATGATTCGTGACATCGAACAACGTCATAACAGTCCTGAAGAGTATTGTATTATCGTACTTGGACAAATCGGTGCGACATTTTTACAAAACCGTGGCTATCAACTTGAAAATACGTTGACTGACATTCCGGATCAACCTGCATTTAAAACAATTCAGGCAATCGGAAAACGTGCCATCGATTTATACGTAGATGAACAGATTGATGAATTACACATCTACTATAGCCATTACGTAAGTGTAATTGAGAATAAGCCTAGCAGTAAAAAATTATTACCATTATCTCCAGAGGACTCTAGCTTAGGTCACGGTGCAATGGCCACTTATGAATTTGAGCCAGATAAAGATGCCATTCTTAAAATATTATTACCTCAATATATTGAGAGTTTAATTTATGGTACGATTCTTGATGCGAAAGCAAGTGAACATGCATCACGTATGAATGCAATGAAGAATGCCTCAGATAATGCAACAGAAATGATTGACGATTTATCATTACAATATAACCGAGCGCGACAAGCAGCCATTACACAACAAATTACTGAAATTGTTGGTGGTTCAGCAGCGTTAGAATAA
- the atpA gene encoding F0F1 ATP synthase subunit alpha, protein MAIKAEEISALLRSQIENYESEMSVTDVGTVIQIGDGIALVHGLNDVMAGELLEFHNGVLGLAQNLEETNVGVVILGPYDEIKEGDEVKRTGRIMEVPVGEELIGRVVNSLGQPIDGQGPLNTTKTRPIEKKATGVMARKSVDEPLQTGIKAIDALVPIGRGQRELIIGDRQTGKTTVAIDTILNQKDQDMICIYVAIGQKESTVRAAVEKLRQAGALDYTIVVSASAAQPAPMLYIAPYAGVTMAEEFMFNGKHVLIVYDDLTKQAAAYRELSLLLRRPPGREAYPGDVFYLHSRLLERAAKLNDDLGGGSITALPFVETQAGDISAYVPTNVISITDGQIFLQSDLFFSGIRPAINAGLSVSRVGGSAQIKAMKKVAGTLRLDLASYRELESFAQFGSDLDEATASKLERGKRTVEVLKQDQNKPLPVEHQVLIIYALTRGYLDDIPVVDITRFEAEIIEWTKSNANEIFTEIRETGGLPADEKFESAINEFKKGFKASEE, encoded by the coding sequence ATGGCCATAAAAGCTGAAGAAATTAGTGCATTACTTCGCTCACAAATTGAAAACTATGAGTCAGAAATGTCTGTAACGGATGTAGGTACAGTTATTCAAATTGGTGACGGTATTGCATTAGTTCACGGATTGAACGACGTTATGGCTGGTGAGTTATTAGAATTCCATAACGGCGTACTTGGACTGGCACAAAACTTAGAAGAAACAAACGTGGGTGTCGTTATTTTAGGTCCTTATGATGAGATTAAAGAAGGCGACGAAGTGAAACGTACTGGTCGTATCATGGAAGTACCAGTAGGTGAAGAACTGATCGGTCGTGTTGTGAACTCATTAGGTCAACCTATTGATGGACAAGGCCCATTAAATACAACAAAAACACGTCCTATCGAGAAAAAAGCAACAGGTGTTATGGCACGTAAATCTGTTGATGAACCTTTACAAACAGGGATCAAAGCAATCGATGCCCTAGTACCAATCGGCCGTGGTCAACGTGAGTTAATCATCGGTGACCGTCAAACAGGTAAAACAACTGTAGCAATTGATACGATTTTAAACCAAAAAGATCAAGATATGATTTGTATCTATGTCGCAATTGGTCAAAAAGAATCGACTGTTCGTGCAGCAGTTGAAAAATTACGTCAAGCCGGTGCATTGGATTACACAATCGTTGTCTCTGCATCAGCAGCACAACCAGCGCCCATGTTATACATCGCGCCATATGCGGGTGTAACGATGGCAGAAGAATTTATGTTCAACGGTAAGCACGTCTTAATCGTATATGATGATTTAACAAAACAAGCTGCAGCATACCGTGAGTTATCATTATTATTGCGTCGTCCACCAGGTCGTGAAGCATACCCAGGTGATGTATTCTACCTACATAGTCGTTTATTAGAGCGTGCGGCGAAATTAAATGATGATTTAGGTGGCGGTTCGATTACAGCCTTACCATTTGTTGAAACTCAAGCCGGGGATATCTCAGCATACGTTCCAACAAACGTAATCTCAATTACTGATGGTCAAATCTTCTTACAATCAGACTTATTCTTCTCTGGTATCCGTCCAGCGATCAATGCGGGTCTTTCAGTATCACGTGTAGGGGGATCTGCACAAATTAAAGCGATGAAGAAAGTTGCTGGGACATTACGTCTAGACTTAGCCTCATATCGTGAACTTGAATCATTTGCGCAATTTGGTTCTGACCTTGATGAAGCAACAGCAAGTAAATTAGAACGTGGTAAACGCACGGTTGAAGTATTAAAACAAGACCAAAACAAACCACTTCCTGTTGAACACCAAGTATTGATTATTTATGCATTAACACGGGGTTATTTGGATGACATTCCTGTTGTTGATATTACACGTTTCGAGGCTGAAATTATCGAATGGACAAAATCTAACGCGAACGAAATCTTTACTGAAATTCGCGAAACAGGTGGCCTACCTGCAGACGAAAAATTTGAATCAGCAATCAATGAATTCAAAAAAGGTTTTAAAGCTTCAGAAGAATAA